Proteins from a genomic interval of Cheilinus undulatus linkage group 15, ASM1832078v1, whole genome shotgun sequence:
- the klhl6 gene encoding kelch-like protein 6 has product MSDSLERTTDCPLLLLGDESSPEEERDDLMGSGEFGWEDGGLPAELQRGMETLRVNRELTDVVLCVQGHDFPCHRAVLAAASQYFRAMFCSGLRESHEKTVEIKGLDSGTMNTLLEYTYTSKAFLTHSNVQKILEAASQFQFMRVVDACAGFLSKSLHLESCIGILNLAESHALPALKTKVQDYITSQFSQVVQQQDFLEMPAESLQSILQRDDLDVKGEESVFEAMMCWVRARKDERSPLLARLLPHVRLPLLEPAYFVEKVESDELIRGCSEAFHLLQEARTYHLCGRELVSERTKPRERHFLSEVFLIIGGCTKDERFISTVTCLDPLRRSRLEVARLPFTEMEDESQNRKWVEFACITFRNEVYISGGKETQHDVWKYNGALDKWIQIEPLTTGRWRHKMAVHRGKVYALGGFDGVKRLSSVEAYDPFHNRWTQVTPLAVGVSSFAAASFDRWIYVIGGGPNGKLATDQVQCWEPGTDCWELRAPVPIETKCTNAVTFKDCIYIVGGAMHAMYCYSPLSDSWSLVTRLGERASCAIAACNNKLFITGGRDNKNQVISTVMCWDVGQGLLTEECVLPLGVSHHGSVTLMKSYTHIHRVPPAGESQ; this is encoded by the exons ATGAGTGACTCACTGGAGAGGACAACAGACTGTCCCCTGCTGCTTCTTGGAGATGAGTCCAGCCCTGAGGAAGAGAGAGACGACCTGATGGGCTCTGGCGAGTTTGGCTGGGAGGACGGAGGTCTCCCTGCGGAGCTGCAGAGAGGGATGGAGACCCTCAGGGTGAACAGAGAGCTCACTGATGTCGTACTGTGTGTTCAGGGACATGACTTCCCCTGCCACAGAGCCGTACTCGCTGCAGCCAGTCAGTACTTCAG GGCGATGTTTTGCAGTGGCCTAAGGGAAAGTCATGAGAAGACTGTGGAAATAAAGGGATTAGACAGTGGGACGATGAACACTCTCCTGGAATATACGTACACCAGCAAGGCCTTCCTGACACACTCAAACGTCCAGAAAATACTGGAAGCTGCCAGTCAATTTCAG TTCATGCGTGTTGTGGATGCGTGTGCTGGCTTCCTGAGTAAGTCTCTACATCTAGAGAGCTGCATCGGCATCCTGAATCTCGCCGAAAGCCACGCCCTGCCGGCTCTGAAGACCAAGGTTCAGGACTACATCACCTCTCAGTTCTCCCAGGTTGTCCAGCAGCAGGACTTCCTGGAGATGCCTGCAGAGTCTCTACAGAGCATCCTGCAGAGGGATGACCTGGATGTGAAGGGTGAGGAGAGCGTTTTTGAAGCCATGATGTGCTGGGTGAGAGCCAGAAAGGATGAACGCTCTCCGCTTCTGGCCAGGTTGCTTCCACATGTGCGACTGCCTTTGCTTGAGCCAGCGTACTTTGTAGAGAAAGTCGAGTCAGATGAACTGATTCGTGGCTGCAGTGAGGCTTTTCATTTGCTGCAAGAGGCCCGTACATATCACCTGTGTGGCAGGGAG CTGGTCTCTGAACGCACAAAACCCCGGGAACGGCACTTTCTCTCTGAAGTGTTTCTAATAATTGGAGGCTGCACTAAAGATGAACGATTCATCTCCACCGTCACCTGCTTGGACCCTCTCAGACGCAGCAGGCTGGAGGTCGCACGGCTTCCATTTACAGAGATGGAGGATGAAAGTCAGAACAGAAAATGGGTGGAATTTGCTTGCATCACCTTTCGCAATGAAGTGTACATATCAG GAGGTAAAGAGACACAGCATGATGTTTGGAAATATAACGGCGCCCTCGACAAGTGGATCCAGATCGAGCCCCTAACAACTGGCCGCTGGAGACACAAGATGGCGGTTCACAGGGGGAAGGTGTATGCGCTGGGTGGATTTGATGGAGTTAAGAGACTCTCCAGTGTAGAGGCCTATGATCCGTTTCACAACCGCTGGACACAG GTGACACCCCTTGCAGTGGGAGTTAGCTCCTTTGCTGCAGCAAGCTTTGACAGATGGATCTACGTGATTGGTGGTGGGCCGAATGGAAAACTGGCTACTGATCAGGTCCAGTGCTGGGAGCCTGGGACGGACTGCTGGGAACTACGGGCGCCCGTTCCCATTGAAACCAAATGCACTAATGCAGTAACTTTCAAAGACTGCATCTATATAGTTG GTGGTGCCATGCATGCCATGTACTGCTACTCACCCCTGTCGGACTCCTGGTCTCTAGTCACCCGTCTGGGGGAGAGAGCAAGCTGCGCCATCGCTGCCTGTAACAACAAACTGTTCATCACTGGGGGACGGGATAACAAAAACCAAGTCATCTCTACAGTGATGTGCTGGGATGTTGGTCAAGGGCTCCTCACAGAGGAATGTGTTTTACCTTTGGGAGTGTCACACCACGGCAGTGTGACCCTCATGAAGTCCTACACGCACATACACAGAGTCCCACCTGCTGGGGAAAGCCAGTGA